ACCTGGGCTGCCTTGCGCTGATCAGCATTTATAGTGCACACTCGGCCGATAGAAAGGTGTTCCGAATCGCGGAGATGCGAACGGAGCTCAAAGAATTGAAGTCGCAGTACGTGAGTACGCGATCGCAGTTGATGAATGCTACAAAGCTATCCGTGGTCGGCGAAAAGGTATCGGAAAGAGGGTTGAGTCAGTCCGATAATTCGGCCTATGTGATATACAAAGAGGAAGAATGAAGGAACGTTCCGACATATTGAAAAGACTTTATTTGGCGGGAGCTCTGCTGATGATCTTTGCTTTGGCCGTATCCTTCAAGTTGATTTGGATACAAGTGCAGGAGGGTGATGCCTTGATGGCTCAAGCCGAGCAAACCGTAGTAAAGCAGATCGAAGTAGAGGCGACCCGCGGGAATATCTACGCCGCCGATGGGTCTCTGTTGGCTACCTCCATGCCGAAATACGAGGTTCGAATGGATGTCATGACCGTTTCGGACGAGTTGTTCCAAAGCGAAGTGGCTAGCTTGGCTCGGTTCCTCAATAAAATCCTCGGTTACAAAAGTGTTTCTGAGTACGAGCATTATCTGCGCCAGGCCCGCGCTGTAGGAAATCGCTATCTCTTCCTGGCCAAGGACGTGGGTTTTATTCAGTACCAGCAGCTTCGCCAAGCCCCGATTTTTAATCGAGGCAAGTACAGAGGTGGGTTGATCGCCGAGCAGGTGAATACCCGAGAAATGCCCTTCAAGAAAATGGCCGAGCGTACCATTGGGTATGAGCGCTCGGGCCTAAAGGTTGGACTCGAAGGTGCCTTCAACGATGAACTGTCGGGTAGAGCGGGTAAAAGGTTGAATCAAAAGATTGCGGGCGGATACTGGAAGCCGCTCAACGACGGAAATCGGGTGGAGCCTCGTGATGGCTCTGACCTCGTAACGACCATTGATCCTCAGATTCAGGATATAGCACACCAGGCTTTATTGCGCAGGCTCGAATACCACGAAGCAGATCACGGATGTGTTGTTGTGATGGAGGTAGTATCAGGTGCTATAAAAGCGATGGTGAACCTCGGTAGAACCGAAGATGGCAAGTACTACGAAAAGAGGAATTACGCTGTTTGGGAAAGCACAGAGCCCGGTTCAACTTTTAAGCTGCCCGCCTTGATGGCCGCTTTGGAGGATGGCGTAGTCGATACTTCGGAGCAAGTCAACACCAACGGAGGTGTTTACGAATTCTATGGAACACCGGTACGCGATTCGCGCAAAGGCGGTTACGGAACCATCAGTTTAGGGCGAGCTTTCGAAGTGAGCTCCAATGTGGGCATCTCCAGGGTCATCAACGATAACTACGAAAAAAGGCCCGAGAAATTCGTAGATCGATTATACAAAATGGGGCTGGCCGACAAGTGCGGCATAGAGATTCCGGGTGAAGGCAAACCAAAAATTCCCACTCCAAACACCGCCGCTTGGAGTGGGATCACCCTTCCGTGGATGTCGCATGGTTATGCGGTGTCCATGACCCCTTTGCAGACACTCAACTTTTACAATGCGGTGGCAAACGATGGGCAAATGATGAAGCCTTACTTGGTTTCTGAAATTCGCCGAAATGGTAAAACGGTTAGGGCTTTCGAACCAGAGGTGCTGTATCCAATGATTTGTTCTGAAAGCACCCTGGGTAAAGTTCAGGCTTTGTTAAAAGGGGTGGTCGAACGCGGAACGGCCACGAATATTAGCTCGGACCGGTTCTCCA
This sequence is a window from Flavobacteriales bacterium. Protein-coding genes within it:
- a CDS encoding transpeptidase family protein; the encoded protein is MKERSDILKRLYLAGALLMIFALAVSFKLIWIQVQEGDALMAQAEQTVVKQIEVEATRGNIYAADGSLLATSMPKYEVRMDVMTVSDELFQSEVASLARFLNKILGYKSVSEYEHYLRQARAVGNRYLFLAKDVGFIQYQQLRQAPIFNRGKYRGGLIAEQVNTREMPFKKMAERTIGYERSGLKVGLEGAFNDELSGRAGKRLNQKIAGGYWKPLNDGNRVEPRDGSDLVTTIDPQIQDIAHQALLRRLEYHEADHGCVVVMEVVSGAIKAMVNLGRTEDGKYYEKRNYAVWESTEPGSTFKLPALMAALEDGVVDTSEQVNTNGGVYEFYGTPVRDSRKGGYGTISLGRAFEVSSNVGISRVINDNYEKRPEKFVDRLYKMGLADKCGIEIPGEGKPKIPTPNTAAWSGITLPWMSHGYAVSMTPLQTLNFYNAVANDGQMMKPYLVSEIRRNGKTVRAFEPEVLYPMICSESTLGKVQALLKGVVERGTATNISSDRFSMAGKTGTCKLNYWKKDEYPEYQASFAGYFPADRPQYSCIVVVAKPNNSTGYYGNRVAAPVFAEIAHCLYTNDPKLQLPVDSLDSAGQLAQEPRDVDARTFALEESSLPDLRGWDAMDAVYWLENRGVDVTLQGKGKVKRQSIRSGERMDLIKHITLDLGS
- a CDS encoding S-adenosyl-methyltransferase, which gives rise to MSEEQNVRTNWNAGKWLRGSFLADERNAVHWPFLLYLGCLALISIYSAHSADRKVFRIAEMRTELKELKSQYVSTRSQLMNATKLSVVGEKVSERGLSQSDNSAYVIYKEEE